From the genome of Mycobacterium dioxanotrophicus, one region includes:
- a CDS encoding SDR family NAD(P)-dependent oxidoreductase yields the protein MNIDLTGKTALVTGSTQGIGLAIAEHLARSGARVAVNGRTAERVDEAVSKLAGLDVIGVAADVTTEEGTAELLRTLPAVDVLVNNLGIFGAVPPMEITDEQWRTYFDVNVLVSVRLIRSYLPGMVERGWGRAIQIASDSAIVTPAEMIHYGVSKTALLAVSRGFAKEAAGTGVTVNSVIAGPTHTAGVEDFVYQLVDKSLPWDEAQREFMIKYRPQSLLQRLIEPEEIANIVAYLASPLASATTGGALRVDGGYVDSILP from the coding sequence GTGAACATCGACCTCACCGGAAAGACCGCACTCGTCACCGGCTCGACGCAAGGCATCGGGCTGGCCATCGCTGAACACCTCGCCCGCAGCGGCGCCCGCGTCGCCGTCAACGGCCGCACCGCCGAACGGGTCGACGAGGCCGTGTCCAAACTGGCCGGCCTCGACGTGATCGGCGTGGCCGCCGACGTTACGACCGAGGAGGGGACGGCCGAACTATTGCGGACGCTGCCCGCCGTCGATGTCCTGGTGAACAACCTCGGCATCTTCGGCGCGGTGCCGCCCATGGAGATCACCGACGAGCAGTGGCGCACCTACTTCGACGTGAATGTCCTTGTCTCGGTACGACTCATCCGTAGCTACCTGCCCGGGATGGTCGAGCGGGGGTGGGGCCGTGCGATCCAGATCGCCAGTGACTCGGCGATCGTGACCCCTGCGGAGATGATCCACTACGGGGTGTCGAAGACCGCACTGCTGGCCGTATCGCGCGGTTTCGCGAAAGAGGCCGCCGGTACCGGGGTTACGGTCAACTCGGTGATCGCCGGGCCGACCCACACCGCAGGAGTCGAGGACTTCGTCTATCAGCTCGTCGACAAGTCGCTCCCATGGGATGAAGCGCAGCGGGAGTTCATGATCAAGTACCGGCCGCAGTCGCTTCTGCAGCGGTTGATCGAGCCGGAGGAGATCGCGAACATCGTGGCCTACCTGGCGTCGCCGCTGGCTTCGGCGACCACCGGCGGCGCGTTGCGCGTCGACGGAGGTTACGTGGACTCGATCCTGCCCTAG
- the fadD2 gene encoding long-chain-fatty-acid--CoA ligase FadD2 → MPSLSDLPAQVAGKAQRYLDRGAAELHYARKMFEAGALRLEPPQNMAAMLADIVRWGEFGMIPALNARRHPNRTAVIDDDGELTFGELDQAAHAVANGLLTMGITGGDGVAILARNHRWFLIAVYGAARTGARIILLNSEFSGPQIKEVAEREGAKVIIYDDEYTAAVSQAEPELGKLRALGKNPDKEEPSGSTDETLADLIARSSGKPAPKVSKHSSIIILTSGTTGTPKGANRSTPPSLAPIGGVLSHVPFKAGEITSLPAPMFHALGFLHGTIAMMLGTTLVLRRRFKPATVLADIEKHKVTAMVVVPVMLSRILDALDQTSPKPNLSSLRIVFVSGSQLGAELATRALKDLGPVVYNLYGSTEIAFATIARPKDLSINPATVGPVVKGVRVKIFDDNGNEVPQGEVGRIFVGNTFPFEGYTGGGGKQIIDGMLSSGDVGYFDEHGLLYVSGRDDEMIVSGGENVFPAEVEDLISGHPEVVEATALGVEDKDWGARLRAFVVKAEGATIDEDAIKTYVKDHLARYKVPREVVFLEELPRNPTGKILKRELRDIAVGGADESDSGD, encoded by the coding sequence ATGCCAAGTCTTTCTGACCTGCCTGCGCAGGTCGCGGGGAAAGCCCAGCGATACCTTGACCGCGGTGCCGCGGAGTTGCACTACGCCCGCAAGATGTTCGAAGCAGGCGCATTACGCCTCGAACCGCCGCAGAACATGGCCGCGATGCTGGCCGACATCGTGCGCTGGGGCGAGTTCGGCATGATTCCCGCGCTCAACGCGCGTCGTCACCCCAATCGCACCGCGGTCATCGACGACGACGGGGAGCTGACCTTCGGCGAACTCGACCAGGCCGCCCACGCGGTTGCCAACGGCCTGCTGACCATGGGGATCACGGGCGGCGACGGCGTCGCGATCCTGGCCCGCAACCACCGGTGGTTCCTGATCGCGGTGTACGGCGCGGCCCGCACGGGCGCCCGGATCATCCTGCTCAACAGTGAGTTCTCCGGGCCGCAGATCAAGGAGGTCGCCGAGCGCGAAGGCGCCAAGGTGATCATCTACGACGACGAGTACACCGCCGCGGTCTCGCAGGCCGAACCGGAACTGGGCAAGCTGCGCGCCCTGGGCAAGAACCCGGACAAGGAGGAACCGTCGGGTAGCACCGACGAGACCTTGGCCGATCTCATCGCCCGCAGCAGCGGCAAGCCCGCGCCCAAGGTCAGCAAGCATTCGTCGATCATCATCCTGACCAGCGGGACCACCGGAACGCCTAAGGGCGCCAACCGCAGCACTCCGCCATCGCTCGCACCGATCGGCGGCGTCTTGTCGCACGTTCCGTTCAAGGCCGGCGAGATCACCTCGCTGCCCGCCCCGATGTTCCACGCGTTGGGCTTCCTGCACGGCACCATCGCGATGATGCTCGGCACCACGCTGGTGCTGCGCCGCCGCTTCAAACCGGCCACGGTGCTCGCGGACATCGAGAAGCACAAGGTGACGGCCATGGTGGTGGTGCCGGTCATGCTGTCGCGCATCCTCGACGCCCTCGACCAGACCTCGCCCAAACCGAACCTGTCGTCGCTGCGCATCGTGTTCGTCTCCGGTTCCCAGCTGGGTGCCGAGCTGGCCACGCGCGCGCTCAAGGATCTCGGGCCGGTCGTCTACAACCTGTACGGCTCCACCGAGATCGCGTTCGCGACCATCGCGCGGCCCAAGGATCTCTCGATCAACCCCGCGACGGTCGGGCCGGTGGTCAAGGGCGTGCGGGTGAAGATCTTCGACGACAACGGCAACGAAGTGCCGCAAGGGGAGGTCGGGCGGATCTTCGTCGGCAACACCTTCCCGTTCGAGGGCTACACCGGCGGAGGCGGCAAGCAGATCATCGACGGCATGCTCTCCTCGGGTGATGTCGGCTACTTCGACGAGCACGGCCTGCTCTACGTGAGCGGCCGCGACGACGAGATGATCGTGTCCGGCGGCGAGAACGTGTTCCCGGCCGAGGTCGAGGACCTGATCAGCGGGCATCCCGAGGTCGTCGAGGCCACGGCGCTCGGTGTCGAGGACAAAGACTGGGGTGCGCGGCTGCGTGCCTTCGTGGTCAAGGCCGAGGGCGCCACCATCGACGAAGACGCCATCAAGACCTACGTCAAAGACCACCTCGCCCGCTACAAGGTGCCCCGGGAGGTGGTGTTCCTCGAGGAGCTGCCGCGTAACCCGACCGGCAAGATCCTCAAACGCGAGCTCCGGGACATCGCGGTCGGCGGAGCCGACGAATCAGACAGCGGGGACTGA
- the ligD gene encoding non-homologous end-joining DNA ligase gives MAGGVTLDVDGLQVSVSNPDKVIFPDANVTKRDLIDYYLAVADGALRGVSGRPMILKRFVKGITAEAIFQKRAPEKRPDYIDVAELKYRSGTSAKEAVIDTAAGLVWAVNLGCVDLNPHPVLATDLDHPDELRVDLDPMPGVDWRQIVEVALIARDVLEDHGLTAWPKTSGSRGFHIYARIHPRWPFKQVRLAAETVAREVERRAPELATAHWWKEEREGVFVDFNQNAKDRTVASAYSVRATADARVSTPLRWDEVPGCRPEVFTISTVPARFAEIGDPWEGMDDAPGGLDALLELADELGPAEKAPKGASRDGRRVSTMPLIEIARTKTRDEAMAALDVWRERHPAVAERLEPVDILVDGMRGPSSIWYRIRINLQHVPETERPPQEDLIADYSPWENYSGKQWRQG, from the coding sequence ATGGCCGGTGGTGTGACACTGGATGTGGATGGTCTGCAGGTGTCGGTCAGCAACCCGGACAAGGTGATTTTCCCTGACGCCAACGTCACCAAACGGGACCTGATCGACTACTACCTCGCGGTTGCCGACGGTGCGCTGCGCGGGGTTTCCGGGCGTCCGATGATTCTCAAACGGTTCGTCAAGGGCATCACCGCCGAAGCGATTTTTCAGAAGCGCGCGCCCGAGAAACGCCCGGACTACATCGACGTCGCCGAGCTCAAATACCGCTCCGGCACATCGGCCAAGGAAGCCGTCATCGACACCGCCGCCGGGCTGGTGTGGGCCGTGAACCTCGGCTGCGTCGATCTCAACCCGCATCCCGTACTGGCCACCGATCTCGACCATCCCGACGAATTGCGCGTCGACCTGGACCCGATGCCCGGCGTCGACTGGCGCCAGATCGTCGAGGTGGCACTCATCGCGCGCGACGTGCTGGAGGATCACGGCCTGACGGCGTGGCCGAAGACGTCCGGCTCGCGAGGCTTTCACATCTACGCCCGCATCCACCCCCGCTGGCCGTTCAAGCAGGTCCGGCTCGCCGCCGAGACGGTCGCGCGGGAGGTGGAGCGACGCGCTCCGGAGCTTGCGACGGCGCACTGGTGGAAAGAGGAGCGCGAAGGAGTCTTCGTCGACTTCAACCAGAACGCCAAGGACCGCACAGTCGCCTCGGCCTACTCGGTGCGGGCGACGGCCGACGCGCGGGTGTCCACGCCGTTGCGCTGGGACGAGGTTCCGGGCTGCCGGCCCGAGGTATTCACCATTTCCACAGTGCCCGCGCGGTTCGCCGAGATCGGCGATCCCTGGGAAGGCATGGACGACGCACCCGGCGGCCTGGACGCACTGCTGGAGTTGGCCGACGAACTCGGCCCCGCCGAGAAGGCCCCCAAGGGTGCGTCCCGCGACGGCCGGCGGGTTTCTACGATGCCGCTCATCGAGATCGCCCGCACCAAGACCCGTGATGAGGCCATGGCGGCGCTGGACGTGTGGCGTGAGCGGCATCCGGCTGTCGCTGAACGGCTTGAGCCCGTGGACATCCTGGTCGACGGCATGCGCGGGCCGAGCTCCATCTGGTACCGCATCCGGATCAATCTGCAGCACGTACCGGAAACCGAGCGCCCGCCACAAGAGGATCTGATCGCCGACTACAGCCCGTGGGAGAACTACTCCGGGAAGCAGTGGCGGCAGGGCTGA
- a CDS encoding (Fe-S)-binding protein yields the protein MRIALFATCLADALFPPAAIATVELLERLGHEVAFPPGQTCCGQMHVNTGYLREATAVVRNHVEVFEAADCDAVVAPSGSCVGSVRHQHAMVARRAGDEELAARAEAIAARTYELSEFLVDVLGVEDVGAYYPHRVTYHPTCHSLRMLGVGDKPLRLLRHVRGLTLLELPEAESCCGFGGTFALKNSDTSTAMLTDKMTNILDTGAEVCSAGDSSCLMHIGGGLSRLRSGVRTVHLAEILAGRGGNGTGA from the coding sequence ATGCGAATCGCCCTGTTCGCGACCTGCCTGGCTGACGCCCTGTTCCCGCCTGCCGCCATCGCCACCGTCGAATTGCTGGAGCGGCTCGGCCACGAAGTCGCATTTCCACCCGGCCAAACCTGTTGTGGCCAAATGCATGTCAACACCGGATACCTCAGAGAGGCCACCGCTGTGGTGCGCAACCACGTGGAGGTGTTCGAAGCCGCGGACTGCGACGCCGTCGTCGCCCCCTCCGGGTCCTGTGTGGGTTCGGTACGTCACCAGCACGCCATGGTCGCCCGCCGCGCGGGCGACGAGGAACTGGCCGCCCGCGCCGAGGCGATCGCGGCCCGCACCTACGAACTGTCGGAGTTCCTCGTCGACGTGCTCGGAGTCGAGGATGTCGGCGCCTACTACCCGCACCGGGTCACCTATCACCCGACGTGCCACTCGCTGCGCATGCTGGGCGTCGGCGACAAGCCGCTACGGCTGCTGCGCCATGTCCGCGGCCTGACCTTGCTGGAGCTGCCCGAAGCCGAATCCTGCTGCGGTTTCGGCGGAACCTTCGCCCTGAAGAACTCCGACACCTCCACGGCCATGCTGACCGACAAGATGACCAACATCCTCGACACCGGCGCCGAGGTGTGCAGCGCCGGCGATTCGTCGTGCCTGATGCACATCGGCGGCGGGCTCAGCCGGTTGCGCAGCGGGGTGCGCACCGTGCATCTGGCGGAGATCCTGGCGGGCCGGGGCGGGAATGGGACGGGAGCATGA
- a CDS encoding LutB/LldF family L-lactate oxidation iron-sulfur protein, giving the protein MTTFLGTPGVGNLRGDESFPKAARSALDNSQLRRNIGHATHTIRAKRLGAIRECADWEELRAAGSALKQDVLARLPELLDELERNVTARGGVVHWARAADEANRIVAELVRATGADEVVKVKSMATQEIGLNEYLEAEGITAFETDLAELIVQLGHDKPSHILVPAIHRNRAEIREIFTREMPDAGELTDDPRVLAMAARAHLRRKFLTAKVAISGANFGVAETGTLAVVESEGNGRMCLTLPQTLITVMGIEKIVPRFTDLEVFMQLLPRSSTAERMNPYTSMWTGVHPGDGPQQFHLVLLDNGRTRVLADDVGRAALHCIRCSACLNVCPVYERTGGHAYGSVYPGPIGAILSPQLTGTTGHDDPNASLPYASSLCGACFEACPVRIDIPSILVHLRAEQVDAERGGLPSGQDLAMRAAGWAMASAGRFSLAEKAMAAGRLAAGRDHRISALPWPASKWTASRDIPEPPKETFRQWWIRTHGSTP; this is encoded by the coding sequence ATGACCACCTTCCTGGGCACCCCGGGCGTGGGCAATCTGCGCGGCGACGAATCCTTTCCGAAGGCAGCGCGCAGCGCGCTCGACAATTCCCAGCTGCGCCGCAACATCGGTCACGCCACCCACACCATTCGCGCCAAGCGGCTGGGCGCAATCCGCGAATGCGCCGACTGGGAAGAACTGCGGGCCGCGGGCAGCGCACTCAAACAAGACGTGCTGGCCCGGCTCCCCGAACTGCTCGACGAACTCGAACGCAACGTCACTGCGCGCGGGGGTGTGGTGCACTGGGCCCGCGCCGCCGACGAGGCCAACCGCATCGTCGCCGAATTGGTGCGCGCCACCGGCGCCGACGAAGTCGTCAAGGTCAAGTCGATGGCCACCCAGGAAATCGGGCTCAACGAATACCTGGAAGCCGAAGGCATCACGGCGTTCGAAACCGACCTCGCCGAACTGATCGTCCAACTCGGCCACGACAAACCCAGCCACATCCTGGTCCCCGCGATCCACCGCAACCGGGCGGAGATCCGCGAGATCTTCACCCGCGAGATGCCCGACGCCGGTGAGCTCACCGACGATCCGCGGGTGCTGGCGATGGCCGCGCGGGCGCATCTGCGGCGCAAGTTCCTCACCGCCAAGGTCGCGATCAGCGGGGCGAATTTCGGTGTCGCCGAAACAGGAACGCTGGCCGTGGTGGAATCCGAAGGCAACGGCCGGATGTGCCTGACGCTGCCGCAGACCCTCATCACCGTGATGGGCATCGAGAAGATCGTGCCGAGGTTCACCGACCTCGAGGTGTTCATGCAGCTGCTGCCCCGCTCGTCGACCGCCGAGCGCATGAACCCCTACACCTCTATGTGGACCGGGGTGCATCCCGGCGACGGGCCGCAGCAGTTCCACCTGGTCCTGTTGGACAACGGCCGCACCCGCGTCCTCGCCGACGACGTGGGACGTGCTGCGCTGCACTGCATCCGGTGCAGCGCGTGCCTCAACGTGTGTCCCGTCTACGAGCGCACCGGCGGCCATGCCTACGGGTCGGTGTACCCCGGGCCGATCGGGGCGATCCTCAGCCCACAGCTCACCGGGACCACCGGTCACGACGATCCCAACGCCAGCCTGCCCTACGCGTCATCGCTGTGCGGAGCCTGCTTCGAGGCGTGTCCGGTGCGCATCGACATCCCCTCGATCCTGGTGCATCTGCGCGCCGAGCAGGTGGATGCCGAACGCGGCGGCCTCCCCTCCGGTCAGGATCTGGCCATGCGCGCCGCCGGCTGGGCGATGGCCTCCGCAGGCCGCTTCTCGCTGGCCGAAAAGGCCATGGCCGCTGGACGATTGGCCGCAGGCCGTGATCACCGCATCTCCGCACTGCCGTGGCCTGCCTCGAAATGGACCGCCAGCCGCGACATTCCCGAGCCACCGAAGGAGACCTTCCGGCAGTGGTGGATCCGCACGCACGGGAGCACGCCATGA
- a CDS encoding LutC/YkgG family protein: MTDPRSEILGRIRTALAGAPPQSVAVPRDYDHQPLTGPCNVDRFAETVAEYRARVHRVAAADIAATVRELTGADATVVIPADVPADWVTGVRTVTDDPPLGIDALDAADAVLTGCAVGIAATGTIVLDAGATQGRRVLTLVPDHHICVVRVDQIVDTVPQGFAALTATRPLTFISGPSATSDIELERVEGVHGPRTLDVLIV; the protein is encoded by the coding sequence ATGACCGACCCACGTTCAGAAATTCTCGGCCGGATCCGCACGGCCCTGGCCGGCGCCCCACCGCAATCTGTTGCGGTACCCCGGGATTACGACCACCAACCGCTCACCGGGCCCTGCAACGTGGACCGGTTCGCCGAAACGGTGGCCGAATACCGAGCTCGGGTACACCGCGTCGCCGCTGCCGACATTGCCGCCACCGTGCGCGAACTGACCGGCGCCGACGCCACCGTGGTGATCCCCGCCGACGTGCCCGCCGACTGGGTCACCGGGGTGCGTACCGTCACCGACGATCCGCCGCTGGGAATCGACGCCCTCGACGCGGCCGACGCGGTCCTGACGGGGTGCGCCGTCGGGATCGCCGCGACCGGCACCATCGTGCTCGACGCGGGCGCCACCCAGGGCCGACGTGTCCTCACCCTGGTACCCGATCACCACATCTGCGTCGTGCGCGTCGATCAGATCGTCGACACCGTGCCACAGGGATTCGCCGCACTCACCGCGACCCGCCCGCTGACCTTCATCTCAGGACCCAGCGCGACCAGTGACATCGAACTGGAACGCGTGGAAGGGGTGCACGGCCCCCGCACCCTGGACGTGCTGATCGTCTAG